CCGATCCCGGAACAGTACGCAGTCGCGCTGATCCCGCATAACCGCGCCGAGGACGCATTTGCCGGCGCGGCAGCTTTGCATGACAAATTGTCACTGGCACATCTTGAGGTTCTAAGCCCGGCGCTCGCCGATCAATTCGGACATTCGGGAAAGTTTCTCATCATCGCCGGGTTCTCGGGGAGTCCGAGTGAAATCGGCTACCAGGCCGAGAAGATCCTCGAGCTGGCCGGCGATCGCGGCGCGATTCTGGATGCAGCCGCCGCGGAGTGGAATTACGAGACGCTGCGCGACCTCGATTTCACGGCGCGCCCATTGAGCGCGCGTTTTTCAGTATTGCCAGCGGCGCTGCCTGCCGCGCTCGACTCCATCAACGGCCAATACTGCGCGCACCCCGGCAACGGCATCGCCGAGGTTTACGTCGCGGCCCAGCAGTCGCCGGACTCGGCGCAGAAAATCGTTGGCGAATGGCGCGAGCGCGCGGCGCGGGCGCGCGGACACGTCCGTATCATCGCGGCGGCCGAGCCGGTTCGCTCGTCGTTTGATTATTTCGATCAGCCGAATGACGGCGCGTTGAAGCTGATGCGGCGGCTCAAGCAGGCGTTCGATCCCAGCGGAATCTTCAATCCCAGCTCCTTTGTCGGCGGTATCTGATGAGCGAGAGTCCGAGCCAGCCAGTTCGCCAGGTCACTGAATACGAACTGCTCTTCGATTGTGTTCACTGCGGGTTATGCGCCGAAGCGTGTCCGACGTACGTGGCGACGCGGCGCGAAATGGATTCGCCGCGCGGGCGCATCTACTTGATGAAGGCGCTCGCCGAGGGACGCGTCGAGCTGGACGCCGACGCGGCGCGCCATCTCGATTTGTGCCTCGGATGCCGCGGATGCGAAACGGCGTGCCCGTCGGGAGTTCACTACGGCAGGTTGATCGAAGGTGCGCGTGCGTTCGTCGAGAAAAATCACCAGCGCGGCTTTTTCGAGCGGATGAAGCGTCAAAGCGTCGGCTCGATCTTTCCCTATCCTGCGCGCCTGCGCGCTCTCCTCGCGCCGCTGCGAGTTCTCGAAGCCGCGCGCCTGCGCGGCGCCTTGCAGGCGCTGATGCCTTCGAGCATTCGCGAGTGGATGGAACTGTTGCCGCGTCTCGGCTCCGGCGATCGGCCGTTGATGCCGCGGCCTTCGACGGCGCCGAAAACCGACGCGCCAACAGTGGTCCTCCATCGCGGATGCGTCGCGCAGGTGCTCGCCAACTCCGAGAACATCAACAGCGAACGGCTGCTGGCGGCGGCCGGCTATCGCGTTCTGGCGATGCCGGTGACTGAATGTTGCGGCGCACTCGATCTGCATTCGGGAAATGACGTGCGAGCGCTGGAGTTCGTGCGCGCCAACGTTCACGCGCTGCAGAATCTCGCCCCTGATGCGATCATATCGGCGGCTTCAGGGTGCTCCGCGGCGATCGCCGAGTACGGTGAAATTCTGAAAGACGATCCTGAGCTGGGCGACGCGGCGCGCGCGATCGCATCGAAGGTCACCGATTTAAGCACCCTGCTTCTCGCGCGGAACTTCAAATCGGAGCGTGAGTTCAATCACACCGTGACCTACCATGACGCATGTCATCTCGCGCATGGGATGGGCGTGCGCCAGTCGCCGCGCGATCTGATCAAAGCAATTCCCGGCGTCACTCTCATCGAGATGGAACAGTCGGATCTGTGCTGCGGCTCCGCGGGCACCTACAACCTGACCGAGCCCGCGATGGCGCGCGAACTGGCGCAGCGCAAAGCCGCGAACATCGAAGCCACCGGCGCCGAGTTCGTCGTGCTCGCCAACCCCGGCTGCGAATTCCAAATCGCCGCCGAACTCCGCCGCCGCCGCTCGAAGATCAAGGTCATGCACCTGGCCGATTTCCTCGCGCTCGCTACGAAACCAACCGCGATTCACTCATCCGAAAATCCCTCGCCCTGACCAGGGAGAGGTCGGCGCGGCAACGCCGCGCCGGGTGAGGTCGTCTGATGATCAGCGGAGAGTAACCGCCGTTGGGCTTCGAGCGTTGCACCTCTCCCCGGCCCTCTCCTAGGATAAGAAGAACTCAGAGCGCGGGCGCAGAAAACATAGATTTGGCATCCGATTCGATACATCTGACCGAAGTAAAACTCTACTTCGCGTATACGAGTCCCTTCACTTACCTCGCGATGGGGCCGGCGTATGAGGTGGAGCGAACGCATCGGGTGCGGGTGCGGTTTATTCCGTACGGGATCAATATTCGCAAGGTGTATGGACCGCTCGACAATGCCGAGGCTGATCGGCGCAAGGTGCGGTATCTCTATCTCGACGCGCGGCGGATCGCGAAAGAGCGCGGGCTGACGATCTTTCCGCCGAAGAAGATTTTTAGCGCGCGTCAAGCTTTCTATGGCGCCCTCTATACCGACCAGCACGACGCATTTAGGCCTTACTCGGATCGTGTGTTCGAGCGTTTCTGGAAGCACGAGCTGAACGTCGAGGATCGCGCCGCTATCGCGGCGATTATCAACGAAGTCGGTCTCGATGGCGATGATTTTCTTCGCTATGCCGATGCAGGCGCGCGAGCCGACCTGGATGCATGTTTCGTCGAGGCCGATCGCGACGAGGTTTTCGGCGTGCCGACTTTCGTCGTCGAAGGCGAGCAGTTCTGGGGCGAAGATCGCATCGAATGGGTGATCAAGAAACTCGATGCGATGGGTCTCCGGCGTTAGCGGCTATGCCTGCGTGATCGGAACGTGTTTCGGCTGAGCGCGCACGCGATCGAGCCACGCATGCACTGCCGGATACGGCGCCAAGTCGAAGCCACCCTCGTGCGCGGCGTGCGTGTAGGCGTAGAGCGCGATGTCGGCCAGCGAGTAGCGATCGTCTACGAACCATTCGCGCGTTTTCAGGTGCGATTCCATTACGGCCAGCGCGTCGTAACCGAGCTTCATGATGCGCGCGAGGTCGGCGCGGCGCGGATCGTGATGCTCCGGATGCATCGCGAAGAAGCGTGCAACGGCGATGTACGGTTCATGGCTGTACTGCTCGAAGAACATCCACTGCAGCATCCGCGCGCGAGCGAACCTGTCCTCGGGCATGAAGTGCGTGCCTTCGGCGAAGTACCAGCAGATCGCATTCGACTCGAACAGCAGGCGCCCATCGTCGAACTCCACCGCCGGAATGCGGCCGTTCGGAAACTTGCTCGTGAATCCGGAGGTGCGCGTCTCGCCTTTGGTGATATCGAGCTCGACGCGCTTGAACGGAACGCCAAGCTGCGTCAGCAGCAGGCGAACTTTGTAGCCGTTGCCGGAGATCAGATAGTCATAGAGTGTGAGCATGGCTCTTCCACCACCTCTCGGGCGCGCACGGCACGCGCGACTGGGACTAGAGTTCGGGACTTGCGGGCAGGAACGTCTCGCCCATCAGGTATGCGTCAACGGCGCGCGCCGCCTCGCGTCCTTCCCAGATCGCCCACACCACGAGCGACTGTCCGCGCCGCGTATCGCCGGCGGCGAACACTCCCGGCACGCTGGACGCGTAGTTATCGCAGAGTACGTTGCTGCGTGGATCGAGCTTGAGTCCCAACTGCGAGATGATCCCGTCAGGTTCGGGCCCCAGGAATCCGAGCGCGAGCAGCACCAACTCGCATTCGATCTCGAACTCGGAGTTGGGAATTTCTTCCATCACCATCCGAGCGCCGTCGCGCTTCCAGTTGAGCCGCGCGCCGATGAGCTTCTTAAGTTCTCCGTTCTCGCCCTCGAAGCGCTTGGTGTTGATGCTCCAGTCGCGCTTGACGCCTTCTTCGTGCGAGCTCGAGGTGCGCAGGATCATCGGCCAGTCCGGCCACGGCATCTCCGCGGTGCGCGAGTCGGGCGGCATCGGCAGCAGCTCGAACTGATGCACGCCGATTGCGCCCTGGCGGTTCGAGGTGCCAAGGCAGTCCGAGCCCGTGTCGCCGCCGCCGAGAATCACGACGCGCTTGCCGGTCGCGAGAATGTCTTTCGAGGCGTCTAGCGAGTCGCCGAAGTTGCGCTTGTTCTGCTGCGGCAGAAATTCCATCGCGTAGTGGACGCCCTTGAGCTCGCGCCCCGGGATCGGCAGGTCGCGCGGCTTGGTCGCGCCCATCGTCAGCACGATCGCGTCGTGCCTCCCGCGCATCTGATCGCCGGTGATATCGAACCCGACGTTGCAGCTCGTGACGAACTCGACGCCTTCGGCCTGCATCTGCTCGACGCGTCGATTGACGAGCCATTTCTCGAGCTTGAAATCGGGGATGCCGTAGGTGAGCAGGCCGCCCGGGCGATCGGCGCGCTCGTAGAGCGTGACTGAATGTCCAGCGCGCGCTAACTGCTGCGCGCACGCGAGACCCGCCGGGCCCGAGCCCACGACGGCGACGCTCTTACCGGTTTTGCGATCGGCGCGCTGCGGCGTGATCCATCCCTCGGCAAATGCGTGATCGATGATGTTCTTTTCGATCAGCTTAATCGTGACGGGATCGTTGTTGATGTTGAGAACGCAGGCCTCTTCGCATGGCGCGGGGCACACGCGCCCGGTGAAGTCGGGGAAGTTGTTGGTCGAGTGCAGCCGCTCGATCGCGTCGCGCCAGCGGCCGCGATACACCAGGTCGTTCCAGTCGGGAATTATATTTCCGAGCGGGCAGCCCTTGTGGCAGAAGGGGATGCCGCAATCCATGCAGCGTGCGCCCTGGGCCTTGAGATTGTCCTCGGGCATCTTGAGATCGAACTCGCGCCAGTCTTTCAGGCGCTCCTCGACCGGACGCCGCGACGGCGTCTCACGCCTGATCTCCATGAAGCCCGTTATCTTTCCCATCTAACCGCTCACTCCCCAATCAATAAATGCCACCTGCTAGACCGCCGCGAGCCGCGCGAGGTCGTTGTTCATGTTGAGGTGCAGACGTTCGAGCACCATGCGGTACTCGGTCGGCAGCACTTTGACGAACTTCGCCGCGTACGAATCCCATTCTTTGAGAATGCGCTCGGCGACGGCACTGTCGGTGTATTGTCCGTGGCGCACGATCAACGCGTGAAGCTGCTTCAGCTCGTCGCCTTCTTTGACGGGGCCAAGCTCGACCATGCCCATGTTGCACTTCGATGCGAACGATCCGTCCTCATCGAGCACATAGGCGAGGCCGCCGCTCATGCCCGCCGCGAAGTTGCGCCCGGTCTGGCCGAGCACCACGACTAAACCGCGAGTCATGTACTCGCAGCCGTGATCGCCGACGCCTTCGACGACCGCATGCGCGCCGCTGTTGCGCACCGCGAAGCGCTCGCCTGCAACGCCGCGGAAGAACGCTTCGCCGCTGGTCGCGCCATAGAGCGCCGTGTTGCCGATGACGATGTTCTCCTCGGCCTTGAACGTGGCCTGCCGCGGCGGCCGCACGGCGATGAATCCGCCGGAGAGCCCCTTGCCGCAGTAGTCGTTGGCGTCGCCTTCAAGGAAGAGCGCAACACCGGGGGCAAGCCACGCGCCGAAGCTCTGTCCCGCCGAGCCCGTCAGGTGAATCTGGACCGTGTAGGGCGGCAGTCCCTCGGCATGGAAGCGGCGCGAGACCTCCGCCGACAGCATCGTGCCGACGGTGCGATTCACATTCTTGATCGGCAGACTGATCTCGACTGGCTTGCGATGCTCGAGCGCCTCCGCGGCAAGCTCGATAATCTGATTGTCAAGCGCTTTTTCGAGGCCGTGGTCCTGCATCTCGACGCAGTGCAGCGGTTCGTCGGGTCCGACGTCGGGCTTGTGCAGGATTTTCGCGAGATCGACGTTACGCGCCTTCCAGTGGCTGATCGCGTCGTCGGCGTCGAGGCATTCGACGTGGCCGACCATCTCGGCCAGGGTGCGGAAGCCCAACTGCGCCATGTATTCGCGCAGCTCGTCGGCGATGAACATCATGAAGTTGACGACGTGCTCGGGCTTGCCTTCGAACTTCTTGCGCAACTCCGGATCCTGCGTCGCGATTCCGACCGGGCAGGTGTTGAGATGACAAACACGCATCATGATGCATCCGGAAGCCACCAGCGCCGCGCTGGCGAAGCCGAACTCTTCGGCGCCGAGCAGAGCCGCGATCGCAACGTCGCGCCCGGTCTTCAACTGGCCGTCGGTTTCGACATGAATCCTGCCGCGCAGGCCGTTGAGCACGAGCGTCTGCTGCGTTTCGGCAAGGCCGAGCTCCCACGGGATACCCGCGTGCTTGATCGACTGGAGCGGAGAGGCGCCGGTGCCGCCGTCGTAGCCGCTGATCAGAACGACGTCCGCCTTCGCCTTTGCGACTCCGGCTGCGACCGTGCCGACGCCGACTTCTGCGACGAGCTTCACGCTGATCCGCGCGCGGTTGTTCGAGTTCTTCAAATCGTGAATCAACTGCGCGAGGTCTTCGATCGAGTAAATGTCGTGATGCGGCGGCGGCGAAATGAGACCGACGCCGGGCGTCGAGTAGCGAATCTTCGCTATAAAGTCGTCGACCTTGTGACCCGGAAGCTGCCCGCCTTCGCCGGGCTTGGCGCCCTGCGCCATCTTGATTTGCAGCTCGTCAGCGTTGACGAGGTAGTGACTCGTGACGCCGAAGCGCGCCGAGGCGACTTGCTTGATCGCGCTGCGCCGCCAGTCGCCATTGGGATCGCGCACGAAGCGCGCTGGATCCTCGCCGCCTTCGCCGGTGTTGCTCTTACCGCCGATGCGGTTCATCGCGATCGCGAGGTTCTCGTGCGCTTCCTTGCTGATCGATCCGAACGACATCGCGCCGGTCTTGAAGCGCTTCACGATTTCGCTTGCGGGTTCGACCTGCTCGAGCGGAATCGGCTGGCGATCGGGTTTGAACTTGAGCAGGCCGCGCAGCGTTGAAAGCTGGCGGCTGTAGTCGTCAACGACGCGCGTGTATTCCTTGAACACGCGGTAGTTGCCCGAACGCACCGAATGCTGAAGCTTCGCAATCGTGTTCGGGTTGTACATGTGATGCTCGCCGCGACGGCGCCACTGGTACTGGCCGCCGACGTCGAGCTCGCCATCGAGGCTCGGCGAAACGTGGAACGCATGATGATGCCGCTCGGCGGTCTCGCGATGGATCGCGTCGAGGCCGACGCCGCCGACGCGCGAGGCGGTCCAGGTGAAATACTTATCGATTACTTCCTGGCTGAGCCCGATGGCCTCGAAGATTTGCGCGCCGCGGTAGCTCTGCACGGTGGAGACGCCCATCTTAGAGGCGACTTTGATGAGGCTCTTGGTGACGGCCTTGATGAAATGATCGACGACGGTTGTTTCGTCGAGGTCCTTGAGGCGGCCGTCGCGAATCATGCCCATCATCGTCGCGTAGGCGAGATACGGGTTGATCGCGCCCGCGCCGTATCCCATGAGCAGGCAAAAATGCATCGACTCGCGCGGCTCGCCCGATTCGACGACGAGGCCGACGCGCGTGCGGGTGCCCTCGCGAATGAAATGATGATGCACGGCGCCGGTCGCGAGCAGGCATGGGATCGCAGCGTACTCGGCGTTGACGCCGCGGTCTGAGAGCACGACGATCGTGTAGCCGTCGACGATTGCTTGCGAAGCCTTCCGGCAGAGTTCGTCGAGCGCATCGCGCAGGGCCGCCTCGCCGCCCGCGACGCGATACAAAGTTGACAGCGTGATGGTTTTGAGGCCCGGGCGCGAGAGCCGCTTGATGCGCTCGAGCTCCTCGTTGGTGAGGACGGGCTGCTTCAGCATCAACTGCCGGCAGTGCTCGGGCGATTCCTCGAAGAGGTTCTGCTCGGAACCGATCGTAGTCTGCGCGGAAGTGACGACTTCCTCGCGAATCGGATCGATCGGCGGATTCGTCACCTGCGCGAAGAGCTGCTTGAAATAGTTGAACAGCGGCTGCGATTTGTTCGACAGCACCGCGAGCGGAGTGTCGGTGCCCATCGAGCCGACGGGCTCCTGCCCGTTCACCGCCATCGGCGCGAGAATGATCTTCAAGTCCTCGAGCGTGTAGCCGAACGACTGCTGCTGCTTGAGCAAATCGCCGGCTTCGAATCCATCGACAGGAGGCGCTGACGGTGCGGCCGGTAAGTCCGCAAGCTTGACGAGAGTATCGTCGAGCCACTGGCGATACGGCTGGCGCGAGGCCATCGTCTGCTTGATTTCCTCGTCCTGCACGATGCGGCCGAGAGAAGTATCAATCAGGAACATCCGCCCGGGCTGAAGCCGCCCTTTCTGCAGCACATTCTCCGGCGGGATTTCGAGGACACCGGTCTCCGACGCCATCACAACCAGCCCGTCCTTGGTGACCGTGTAGCGCGAAGGGCGCAGGCCGTTGCGATCGAGCACCGCGCCGATACGGATGCCGTCGGTGAATGCAATCGACGCGGGGCCATCCCACGGCTCCATCATCGAGGAGTGAAATTCGTAGAACGCGCGCTTGCCCGCGGGCATCTGCGGATCGTTCTGCCACGCCTCGGGGATCATCATCATTACGGCGTGCGGCAGCGAGCGCCCGGTGCGCACCAGGAGCTCCAGCGAGTTGTCGAACTTGCCGGAGTCGGTTTGGGTCGGCTCGATTATCGGCAGCAGCTTCTTGATGTCGTTGCCGAAGAGCGGCGACTCGAACATCATCTGCCGCGCGTGCATCCAGTTTTCGTTGCCGCGCAGCGTGTTGATCTCGCCATTGTGCGCGATGAAACGGAACGGATGGGCGCGGTCCCAGCTCGGGAAGGTGTTGGTCGAGAAGCGCTGATGCACCATCGCGATCGCGGTTTCCATCGCGGGATCGCGAAGGTCGGGAAAGAAGGACGGAATCTGAGTCGAGATGAGCTGGCCCTTGTACACCAGCGTGATCGCGGAGAGGCTGCAGAAATAAAAGAGCTCCGGATCGAAGAGCCCGAGGTTGTCGGCCGCGTTATGCGCGCGCTTGCGGATGACGTAGAGCTTGCGCTCGAAGGCCTCGGCATCCTTGATGTCGGCGCTCTTCGCGATGAAGACCTGGCGGATCGCGGGCATGCCGCGGCGCGCGATATCGCCGCATTCGCCCTCGACGATCGGAACGTCGCGCCAGCCGAGGATGGTCTGGCCTTCTTCGCGCACGATTTGCTCGAAGGTCTGCTCGCATTCGCGGCGCTTCTTCTCGTCTATCGGTAGAAAAACCTGACCGACGGCGTAGTCGCCCGGCGCAGGCAGCTCGAGGCCGAGCTTCTTCGTTTCCTTGGCGAGGAACGCGTGCGGAACCTGGATCAGGATACCGGCGCCGTCGCCCGTTCGCGGATCGCATCCGCAGGCGCCGCGATGTGTCAGGTTGTCGAGGACGGTCAGGGCTTTCTGAACGATGTCGTGCGAGCGCACGCCCTTGATATTGACCACGAAGCCGACGCCGCACGCGTCGTGCTCGTGAGCCGGATCGTAGAGTCCCTGGGCTTTTGGCATGCTCTTGAAGTCGTGCATCTTCACCCTCGCTTGGCGTCGGAGAGCGCGGTCTTGATGACGGCGTGCCGGCGATGACGGCCGTTGGCCGGCTCGTGTCCGTCGCCATTCTGATGAACGGCGATCGTGCCGCGCTCGATATGCGTCGAAAGCACCACCATCGTTTCGGTCCGCGCCACTCCCTCGATTGAGCGGATCGTGCTGATGAGCTGCTCAAGCGAGGCAGTGTCGGTGGTCTTCACTTTGAGGATGACGGTGTGTTGACCGGTGACGTGATGGCATTCGAGCACGTCTTCGAGCAGCGCCACGGCTTCCTCGAAGAGCGCAATCGTTTTGGGGTGAGCGATCGAGACGCCGATGAATGCGCCGACATCCTTGCCGAGGCGGCGCGCATCGACGGAGGCGTGATAGCCGGTGATAACGCCGCTGTCCTCGAGCTTCTTGACGCGCTCGTTGACCGAAGGCGCGGAGAGCCCGACTTGCTCGCCGAGTTTAACGAGCGGAATGCGACCGTTGACCTGCAAGATGCTCAGGATCTGCAAGTCGATAGCGTCGAGTTCAGGCGATTCGCCACCGAATTTCATAAGGTAATCCTCGATCGGTGACGCAGAACATAAATGCGGACAGGAGTTGAGTCAAGGGTTTCAAAGGAAAATATCAAATAAAACAGTGTTTCGTGTAAATCGCCATCACCCATTCCTTAAAGCTTAAGGCCCAGAGCACTCGCGAGGTATCTTTTCATCGTGCGATCAGGCCCGCTGGTCGCTGTGCGAGGTAAGCCGGGTACCCTTTTTACAGGCTTTCCAAAGTTGTGGGAAATCGAATTGATGCGGCCGAAGGTGATGACCGGGCGGTGCTGTTCAGTTCTTATGCAGCGCCTGCGCGATCGCGCGATACGCGTCCCACGTCTCCGTTTCCTGCTCGGCATCCCAGTATTTTTCGGCCGCGCTCATCTTGACTATCACGAGGTCTTCCTGGGGGACGACGTACAGAAATTGAAAGTAAACGCCTTCGCCGGCAAACGAGCCGGGAGGATCCTGCGGCAACCACCATTGATAGCCGTAACCGAATGGATAGCCGGCAATGAGCTGGCCGAACTGAACCTGGTGATCCTGCGGCGTCGTGGCCTGATCGATCCACGCCGCGGGAACAATTTGTTTGCCGTTCCACATCCCGCGATGCGCGAGCATCAGGCCGAAGCGCCCGAAGTCGCGCAGCGTGGCGTTGATGCAGCAATACGTCGCTTCCATACCGTCCGTCCCTGGGCGGTCGGTGATCCACGTCGCATCGCTCTCCATTCCGAGCGGCTGCCAGATGCGTTCGCTCAGGTAATCCGACGGCGACTTGCCCGTAACGTTCTTCACGAGCCAGCCGAGCACCTGCGCATCGACGCTGCGATAAACGAAGCGCTCGCCGGGCGGCTCCGCGCGCT
This Candidatus Binataceae bacterium DNA region includes the following protein-coding sequences:
- a CDS encoding FAD-binding oxidoreductase, whose translation is MSEVPPETASEKVARLIGADRVRKPLDREHACVGVMVEPASVEEISELVRMCETDRLTLAPVGAARTLSQMRHEPVTFGISLARLNRIVAHEPDDLTVAVEAGMTIAALNAELAKSHQRLPVDPFSPVETTVGALVAGAHSGPLRLSEGTPRDLLIGVGFVGQAGRTVHGGGRVVKNVAGYDLMKVIGGSFGTLGIITETVFKIRPIPEQYAVALIPHNRAEDAFAGAAALHDKLSLAHLEVLSPALADQFGHSGKFLIIAGFSGSPSEIGYQAEKILELAGDRGAILDAAAAEWNYETLRDLDFTARPLSARFSVLPAALPAALDSINGQYCAHPGNGIAEVYVAAQQSPDSAQKIVGEWRERAARARGHVRIIAAAEPVRSSFDYFDQPNDGALKLMRRLKQAFDPSGIFNPSSFVGGI
- a CDS encoding heterodisulfide reductase-related iron-sulfur binding cluster → MSESPSQPVRQVTEYELLFDCVHCGLCAEACPTYVATRREMDSPRGRIYLMKALAEGRVELDADAARHLDLCLGCRGCETACPSGVHYGRLIEGARAFVEKNHQRGFFERMKRQSVGSIFPYPARLRALLAPLRVLEAARLRGALQALMPSSIREWMELLPRLGSGDRPLMPRPSTAPKTDAPTVVLHRGCVAQVLANSENINSERLLAAAGYRVLAMPVTECCGALDLHSGNDVRALEFVRANVHALQNLAPDAIISAASGCSAAIAEYGEILKDDPELGDAARAIASKVTDLSTLLLARNFKSEREFNHTVTYHDACHLAHGMGVRQSPRDLIKAIPGVTLIEMEQSDLCCGSAGTYNLTEPAMARELAQRKAANIEATGAEFVVLANPGCEFQIAAELRRRRSKIKVMHLADFLALATKPTAIHSSENPSP
- a CDS encoding DsbA family protein, which gives rise to MASDSIHLTEVKLYFAYTSPFTYLAMGPAYEVERTHRVRVRFIPYGINIRKVYGPLDNAEADRRKVRYLYLDARRIAKERGLTIFPPKKIFSARQAFYGALYTDQHDAFRPYSDRVFERFWKHELNVEDRAAIAAIINEVGLDGDDFLRYADAGARADLDACFVEADRDEVFGVPTFVVEGEQFWGEDRIEWVIKKLDAMGLRR
- a CDS encoding glutathione S-transferase family protein — its product is MLTLYDYLISGNGYKVRLLLTQLGVPFKRVELDITKGETRTSGFTSKFPNGRIPAVEFDDGRLLFESNAICWYFAEGTHFMPEDRFARARMLQWMFFEQYSHEPYIAVARFFAMHPEHHDPRRADLARIMKLGYDALAVMESHLKTREWFVDDRYSLADIALYAYTHAAHEGGFDLAPYPAVHAWLDRVRAQPKHVPITQA
- a CDS encoding glutamate synthase subunit beta; the protein is MGKITGFMEIRRETPSRRPVEERLKDWREFDLKMPEDNLKAQGARCMDCGIPFCHKGCPLGNIIPDWNDLVYRGRWRDAIERLHSTNNFPDFTGRVCPAPCEEACVLNINNDPVTIKLIEKNIIDHAFAEGWITPQRADRKTGKSVAVVGSGPAGLACAQQLARAGHSVTLYERADRPGGLLTYGIPDFKLEKWLVNRRVEQMQAEGVEFVTSCNVGFDITGDQMRGRHDAIVLTMGATKPRDLPIPGRELKGVHYAMEFLPQQNKRNFGDSLDASKDILATGKRVVILGGGDTGSDCLGTSNRQGAIGVHQFELLPMPPDSRTAEMPWPDWPMILRTSSSHEEGVKRDWSINTKRFEGENGELKKLIGARLNWKRDGARMVMEEIPNSEFEIECELVLLALGFLGPEPDGIISQLGLKLDPRSNVLCDNYASSVPGVFAAGDTRRGQSLVVWAIWEGREAARAVDAYLMGETFLPASPEL
- the gltB gene encoding glutamate synthase large subunit, which gives rise to MHDFKSMPKAQGLYDPAHEHDACGVGFVVNIKGVRSHDIVQKALTVLDNLTHRGACGCDPRTGDGAGILIQVPHAFLAKETKKLGLELPAPGDYAVGQVFLPIDEKKRRECEQTFEQIVREEGQTILGWRDVPIVEGECGDIARRGMPAIRQVFIAKSADIKDAEAFERKLYVIRKRAHNAADNLGLFDPELFYFCSLSAITLVYKGQLISTQIPSFFPDLRDPAMETAIAMVHQRFSTNTFPSWDRAHPFRFIAHNGEINTLRGNENWMHARQMMFESPLFGNDIKKLLPIIEPTQTDSGKFDNSLELLVRTGRSLPHAVMMMIPEAWQNDPQMPAGKRAFYEFHSSMMEPWDGPASIAFTDGIRIGAVLDRNGLRPSRYTVTKDGLVVMASETGVLEIPPENVLQKGRLQPGRMFLIDTSLGRIVQDEEIKQTMASRQPYRQWLDDTLVKLADLPAAPSAPPVDGFEAGDLLKQQQSFGYTLEDLKIILAPMAVNGQEPVGSMGTDTPLAVLSNKSQPLFNYFKQLFAQVTNPPIDPIREEVVTSAQTTIGSEQNLFEESPEHCRQLMLKQPVLTNEELERIKRLSRPGLKTITLSTLYRVAGGEAALRDALDELCRKASQAIVDGYTIVVLSDRGVNAEYAAIPCLLATGAVHHHFIREGTRTRVGLVVESGEPRESMHFCLLMGYGAGAINPYLAYATMMGMIRDGRLKDLDETTVVDHFIKAVTKSLIKVASKMGVSTVQSYRGAQIFEAIGLSQEVIDKYFTWTASRVGGVGLDAIHRETAERHHHAFHVSPSLDGELDVGGQYQWRRRGEHHMYNPNTIAKLQHSVRSGNYRVFKEYTRVVDDYSRQLSTLRGLLKFKPDRQPIPLEQVEPASEIVKRFKTGAMSFGSISKEAHENLAIAMNRIGGKSNTGEGGEDPARFVRDPNGDWRRSAIKQVASARFGVTSHYLVNADELQIKMAQGAKPGEGGQLPGHKVDDFIAKIRYSTPGVGLISPPPHHDIYSIEDLAQLIHDLKNSNNRARISVKLVAEVGVGTVAAGVAKAKADVVLISGYDGGTGASPLQSIKHAGIPWELGLAETQQTLVLNGLRGRIHVETDGQLKTGRDVAIAALLGAEEFGFASAALVASGCIMMRVCHLNTCPVGIATQDPELRKKFEGKPEHVVNFMMFIADELREYMAQLGFRTLAEMVGHVECLDADDAISHWKARNVDLAKILHKPDVGPDEPLHCVEMQDHGLEKALDNQIIELAAEALEHRKPVEISLPIKNVNRTVGTMLSAEVSRRFHAEGLPPYTVQIHLTGSAGQSFGAWLAPGVALFLEGDANDYCGKGLSGGFIAVRPPRQATFKAEENIVIGNTALYGATSGEAFFRGVAGERFAVRNSGAHAVVEGVGDHGCEYMTRGLVVVLGQTGRNFAAGMSGGLAYVLDEDGSFASKCNMGMVELGPVKEGDELKQLHALIVRHGQYTDSAVAERILKEWDSYAAKFVKVLPTEYRMVLERLHLNMNNDLARLAAV
- a CDS encoding Lrp/AsnC family transcriptional regulator gives rise to the protein MKFGGESPELDAIDLQILSILQVNGRIPLVKLGEQVGLSAPSVNERVKKLEDSGVITGYHASVDARRLGKDVGAFIGVSIAHPKTIALFEEAVALLEDVLECHHVTGQHTVILKVKTTDTASLEQLISTIRSIEGVARTETMVVLSTHIERGTIAVHQNGDGHEPANGRHRRHAVIKTALSDAKRG